The following are encoded in a window of Methanocaldococcus sp. genomic DNA:
- a CDS encoding EVE domain-containing protein, producing MAYWLCITNEDNWKVIKEKKIWGVAERHKNTINKVKVGDKLIIYEIQRSGKDYKPPYIRGIYEVISEVYKDSTKIFKPTPRNPNEKFPYRVKLKEIKIFEPPINFKDLIPKLKFITNKKKWSGHIMGKAMREIPEEDYKLIAEK from the coding sequence ATGGCATACTGGCTATGTATAACAAATGAAGACAATTGGAAAGTAATAAAGGAAAAAAAGATATGGGGAGTAGCAGAGAGGCATAAAAATACAATAAATAAAGTTAAAGTTGGAGATAAACTAATTATTTATGAAATTCAGAGAAGTGGGAAGGATTATAAACCTCCATACATTAGAGGTATTTATGAAGTTATCTCTGAAGTTTATAAAGATTCTACAAAAATATTCAAACCTACACCAAGAAATCCTAATGAGAAATTTCCATATAGAGTTAAATTAAAAGAAATTAAGATTTTTGAGCCACCAATTAATTTTAAAGATTTAATTCCAAAATTAAAGTTCATTACTAATAAAAAGAAGTGGAGCGGTCATATAATGGGTAAGGCTATGAGGGAAATTCCTGAGGAGGATTATAAGTTGATTGCAGAAAAATAA
- the carB gene encoding carbamoyl-phosphate synthase large subunit yields the protein MDKKNKLKEILLKAKKLGFSDKQISHLLGLDEKEVRELRKKLGIVPVYKMVDTCAAEFEAKTPYYYSAYETYLYKEQDESNPSDRKKAIILGSGPIRIGQGIEFDYSSVHAVLALKEMGIEAIIINNNPETVSTDYDTSDKLYFEPITFEDVLNIVEKEKERGELLGVIVQFGGQTAINLAMKLKEAGVKILGTSPENINVAEDREEFSKLLKKLGIPQAEGGTAFTKEEALKIAKKIGYPVLVRPSYVLGGRAMQIVYSEDELIEYMEEAVKVSEEHPVLIDKFLEDAIELDVDAVCDGESVLIGAIMEHIEEAGVHSGDSATVIPPQTLPKEIIDKVIEYTAKLARELNIVGLLNVQYAVKDGVVYVLEANPRASRTVPYVSKSIGIPLAKLATKVMLGKKLEELIKDYNNVVEVSEKVWIAKPKYVSIKEAVFPFQKLPGVDPVLGPEMKSTGEAIGIDKDFGKAYYKAQLSANMELPIVGNVFISVRDKDKKHIVDIAKKLHELGFTIYATEGTAKVLRENGIPAILVKKISESPNDNILKLMKDGKIHLIINTSSGKKAKSDGYYIRRAAVDLGIPYITTIPGAKAAVKAIESVRTGELNVYSLNELDASIKKRE from the coding sequence ATGGATAAAAAGAATAAATTGAAAGAAATTTTATTAAAGGCAAAAAAATTAGGATTTTCTGATAAACAGATATCTCATTTGTTGGGATTGGATGAAAAAGAAGTTAGAGAGTTGAGAAAGAAACTTGGAATAGTTCCAGTATATAAAATGGTAGATACCTGTGCCGCAGAGTTTGAGGCTAAAACTCCTTATTACTACTCTGCATATGAAACTTACCTATATAAAGAACAGGATGAAAGTAATCCCTCAGACAGAAAAAAGGCTATTATTTTAGGTTCTGGCCCAATAAGAATTGGTCAGGGAATTGAGTTTGACTATTCAAGTGTTCATGCAGTTTTAGCATTGAAAGAAATGGGAATTGAGGCAATAATTATAAACAACAATCCAGAGACTGTTTCAACAGATTATGATACATCAGATAAACTCTATTTTGAGCCAATAACTTTTGAAGATGTTCTAAATATAGTTGAAAAAGAAAAAGAGAGAGGAGAACTTTTAGGAGTTATTGTCCAATTTGGAGGACAAACAGCAATAAACTTAGCTATGAAGTTAAAGGAGGCTGGAGTTAAGATATTAGGAACAAGTCCAGAAAATATAAATGTTGCTGAAGATAGGGAAGAGTTTTCTAAATTATTAAAGAAATTAGGAATTCCTCAAGCAGAAGGTGGAACTGCATTTACAAAAGAAGAGGCTTTAAAGATAGCTAAAAAAATTGGTTATCCTGTCTTAGTTAGACCTTCCTATGTTTTAGGAGGACGGGCAATGCAGATTGTTTATAGTGAGGATGAGTTAATAGAATATATGGAAGAGGCTGTTAAAGTTTCAGAGGAGCATCCTGTGTTAATTGATAAATTTTTGGAAGATGCTATTGAGTTAGATGTCGATGCTGTTTGTGATGGAGAGAGCGTTTTAATTGGAGCAATAATGGAACATATTGAAGAGGCAGGAGTTCATAGTGGGGATTCAGCAACAGTAATTCCTCCTCAAACACTACCTAAGGAAATTATTGATAAAGTTATTGAATACACTGCAAAGTTAGCAAGGGAGTTAAATATAGTAGGATTATTAAATGTTCAGTATGCGGTGAAGGATGGAGTTGTTTATGTTTTAGAGGCTAATCCAAGAGCTTCAAGAACAGTTCCTTATGTAAGTAAATCTATTGGAATTCCTTTGGCTAAGTTGGCTACAAAGGTTATGCTTGGGAAAAAGTTGGAGGAGTTGATTAAAGATTACAACAATGTTGTAGAAGTCTCTGAGAAAGTTTGGATTGCAAAACCAAAGTATGTATCAATTAAAGAAGCAGTGTTCCCATTCCAAAAATTGCCAGGAGTTGATCCTGTTTTAGGACCAGAGATGAAATCAACAGGAGAGGCTATTGGAATAGATAAAGACTTTGGTAAAGCGTATTATAAAGCCCAATTATCTGCGAATATGGAACTGCCAATAGTTGGGAATGTATTTATTAGTGTTAGAGATAAAGATAAAAAACATATTGTTGATATTGCTAAAAAATTACATGAACTTGGATTTACAATATATGCAACAGAAGGAACTGCTAAGGTTTTGAGAGAAAATGGAATTCCAGCAATATTAGTTAAGAAAATCTCTGAAAGTCCTAATGACAACATTTTAAAGTTAATGAAAGATGGAAAGATACACTTAATAATAAACACTTCCTCTGGTAAAAAGGCTAAATCTGATGGATATTATATAAGAAGAGCGGCGGTTGATTTAGGAATTCCATATATAACTACAATTCCCGGGGCAAAAGCGGCTGTAAAGGCAATAGAATCTGTAAGAACTGGGGAGTTAAATGTCTATTCCTTAAATGAACTTGATGCAAGTATAAAGAAAAGAGAATAA
- the carB gene encoding carbamoyl-phosphate synthase large subunit, producing MESINKVMVFGSGPIVIGQAAEFDFSGSQACKALKEEGIYTILVNSNPATIQTDIEMADKVYLEPLHPKIVEKIIEKERPDAILPTMGGQTGLNLALELHRRGILDKYGIKLLGSNIRTIEIAEDRELFAKAMAEINEPVTKCKAVNSVDEALKFAEEIGYPVIVRPAFTLGGTGGGIAHNEEELIDITSKGLKYSIINQVLIDESVLGWKEFELEVMRDRKDTCIIVCGMENIDPMGIHTGESIVVSPIQTLPDEFYQKLRNAAIKIIRHLGVEGGCNIQFAVNKEMTEYRVIEVNPRVSRSSALASKATGYPIARIAAKIAIGKTLDEILNDVTKETPASFEPTLDYVVVKIPRWPFDKFKTVDKRLGTSMKSTGEVMAIGRSFEEALQKAIRSLDIGRLGLIGDGKDKDYSEEEIENILKNPTDERIFVIAKALEKGWSVEKICELTNIDEFFIRMIKNIVDMKNELEKLKENF from the coding sequence ATGGAGAGTATTAATAAAGTTATGGTTTTTGGTTCTGGACCAATAGTTATTGGACAGGCAGCAGAGTTCGATTTTTCTGGTTCTCAAGCGTGTAAGGCGTTAAAAGAAGAAGGAATATATACTATTTTAGTTAATTCAAATCCCGCAACAATACAAACAGATATTGAAATGGCTGATAAAGTTTATTTAGAGCCATTACATCCAAAAATAGTTGAAAAGATTATTGAAAAAGAGAGACCAGACGCTATTTTACCAACAATGGGAGGTCAAACTGGGCTTAATTTGGCTTTGGAGTTGCATAGAAGAGGAATTTTAGACAAATACGGAATAAAATTGTTAGGTTCAAATATAAGAACTATTGAAATAGCAGAAGATAGAGAACTATTTGCGAAGGCAATGGCTGAAATTAACGAGCCAGTTACAAAGTGTAAGGCAGTTAATTCAGTTGATGAGGCATTAAAATTTGCTGAAGAAATTGGTTATCCAGTTATTGTTAGACCTGCATTTACATTAGGAGGAACTGGTGGAGGAATAGCCCACAATGAGGAGGAGTTAATAGATATTACATCAAAAGGTTTAAAATATTCTATAATTAACCAAGTTTTAATAGATGAGAGTGTTTTAGGTTGGAAAGAATTTGAGTTAGAGGTTATGAGAGATAGAAAAGATACATGTATTATTGTTTGTGGTATGGAAAACATAGATCCAATGGGAATACACACAGGAGAGAGTATTGTTGTCTCTCCAATACAGACATTACCAGATGAGTTTTATCAAAAATTAAGGAATGCAGCTATAAAAATTATAAGACACTTGGGAGTTGAAGGAGGTTGTAATATACAGTTTGCTGTAAATAAGGAGATGACAGAGTATAGAGTTATTGAAGTTAATCCAAGAGTTTCAAGAAGTTCTGCATTGGCAAGTAAGGCTACTGGTTATCCAATAGCAAGGATTGCCGCTAAAATAGCAATTGGAAAAACATTGGATGAAATTCTAAATGATGTTACAAAAGAGACACCAGCAAGTTTTGAGCCTACATTGGATTATGTAGTTGTGAAAATACCAAGATGGCCATTTGATAAGTTTAAAACCGTAGATAAAAGATTAGGAACGAGTATGAAATCTACTGGGGAAGTGATGGCAATAGGTAGATCTTTTGAAGAAGCATTACAAAAGGCTATTAGAAGTTTAGATATCGGAAGATTGGGATTAATTGGAGATGGGAAGGATAAAGATTACAGTGAGGAAGAAATTGAAAATATTTTGAAAAATCCAACTGATGAGAGGATTTTTGTTATAGCAAAGGCATTAGAGAAAGGTTGGAGCGTTGAAAAAATCTGTGAATTAACAAATATTGACGAATTTTTCATTAGAATGATTAAGAATATTGTTGATATGAAAAATGAGTTAGAAAAACTTAAAGAGAATTTTTAA